One Streptomyces sp. V4I8 genomic window carries:
- a CDS encoding TetR/AcrR family transcriptional regulator, translating to MSAAPAYRRLSVEERRSQLLDAALQLFAHRAPEDVSLDDVAEAAGVSRPLVYRYFPGGKQQLYEAALRSAAEELQQCFDEPLEGPLLPRLSRALDRYLTFVDEHDAGFSALLQGGSVVETSRTTAIVDGVRRAAAEHILSHLQVTDPGLHLRMTVRMWITAVEAASLIWLDEGKQPPVAELRDWLVDQFVAVLSVTANRDPQTAALAEQLAADG from the coding sequence ATGTCCGCCGCCCCCGCCTACCGCCGCCTCAGCGTCGAGGAGCGACGTAGTCAGCTCCTCGACGCCGCGCTGCAACTGTTCGCCCACCGCGCCCCCGAGGACGTGTCCCTGGACGACGTGGCAGAGGCAGCCGGCGTCTCCCGCCCCCTGGTGTACCGCTACTTCCCCGGCGGCAAGCAACAGCTCTACGAGGCCGCCCTCCGCTCGGCCGCCGAGGAGCTCCAGCAGTGCTTCGACGAACCCCTCGAGGGCCCCCTCCTCCCCCGCCTCTCCCGCGCCCTGGACCGCTACCTCACCTTCGTCGACGAACACGACGCCGGTTTCAGCGCCCTCCTCCAGGGCGGCAGCGTCGTGGAGACCTCCCGCACGACCGCCATCGTCGACGGCGTACGCCGCGCCGCGGCCGAGCACATCCTCAGCCACCTCCAGGTCACCGACCCGGGCCTCCACCTCCGCATGACCGTGCGCATGTGGATCACCGCGGTCGAGGCGGCCTCCCTGATCTGGCTCGACGAGGGCAAGCAGCCCCCCGTGGCGGAACTACGGGACTGGCTGGTCGACCAGTTCGTCGCCGTACTCTCCGTCACCGCGAACCGGGATCCCCAGACCGCCGCCCTGGCCGAGCAGCTCGCGGCGGATGGCTGA
- a CDS encoding diiron oxygenase has product MTTLTEADALDGLRDALGLLKDREQVAERLLASSAKHSFDPDKELDWDAPFEEGKWFWPPELVSLYDTPLWKRMSEEQRILLSQHEAAALASLGIWFEIILMQLLVRHIYDKSATSAHVRYALTEIEDECRHSKMFARLISHGDTPWYPVSRAHQHLGRLFKTISTTPGSFTATLLGEEVLDWMQRLTFPDERVQPLVRGVTRIHVIEEARHVRYAREELRRQMVTAPKWSQEFTRVTSGEFARVFSVAFVNPEVYTNVGLDKREAMAQVKASGHRREVMQTGAKKLTDFLDDIGVLRGVGRRLWRSSGLLA; this is encoded by the coding sequence ATGACGACCCTGACGGAAGCGGACGCGCTCGACGGACTGCGCGACGCACTCGGCCTGCTCAAGGACCGCGAACAGGTGGCCGAACGCCTCCTCGCCTCTTCCGCCAAGCACTCCTTCGACCCCGACAAGGAACTGGACTGGGACGCGCCCTTCGAGGAGGGCAAGTGGTTCTGGCCCCCGGAGCTGGTCTCGCTCTACGACACGCCCCTGTGGAAGCGCATGAGCGAGGAACAGCGCATCCTCCTCTCCCAGCACGAGGCGGCCGCCCTCGCCTCCCTGGGCATCTGGTTCGAGATCATCCTCATGCAGCTCCTGGTCCGCCACATCTACGACAAATCAGCGACCAGTGCCCACGTCCGCTACGCCCTCACCGAGATCGAGGACGAGTGCCGCCACTCCAAGATGTTCGCCCGTCTGATCTCCCACGGCGACACGCCCTGGTACCCCGTCAGCCGCGCACACCAGCACCTCGGCCGCCTCTTCAAGACGATCTCCACCACCCCCGGCTCCTTCACCGCCACCCTCCTCGGCGAGGAAGTCCTCGACTGGATGCAGCGCCTGACCTTCCCCGACGAACGTGTCCAGCCCCTGGTCCGCGGCGTCACCCGTATCCACGTCATCGAAGAGGCCCGCCACGTCCGCTACGCCCGCGAGGAACTCCGCCGCCAGATGGTGACGGCCCCGAAGTGGTCCCAGGAGTTCACCCGCGTCACCTCCGGCGAGTTCGCCCGCGTCTTCTCCGTGGCCTTCGTGAACCCCGAGGTGTACACGAACGTAGGCCTCGACAAGCGGGAGGCCATGGCCCAGGTGAAGGCGAGCGGGCACCGGCGGGAGGTCATGCAGACGGGGGCGAAGAAACTGACGGACTTCCTGGACGACATCGGGGTGCTGCGGGGAGTGGGGCGCCGGCTGTGGAGGTCGTCGGGCCTGCTGGCGTGA
- a CDS encoding DUF3291 domain-containing protein has protein sequence MTTSAASEAVHELAQVNIARLRAPLDSPQLKDFVDNLDPVNADAEAADGFVWRLKSDDNNATDVSVFGDEWLIINLTVWRDTNTLTAYMYQGRHREMLARRREWFERVREAMTALWWVPEGHRPTVAEAESRLLHLRTNGPTPYAFTLRTSFPPQGAEPGFGEVPNGLGCPA, from the coding sequence ATGACGACATCAGCCGCCTCGGAAGCCGTCCACGAACTCGCCCAGGTCAACATCGCCCGCCTCAGAGCCCCGCTGGACTCCCCGCAGTTGAAGGACTTCGTCGACAACCTCGACCCCGTCAACGCCGACGCCGAGGCGGCCGACGGTTTCGTCTGGAGGCTGAAGAGCGACGACAACAACGCCACGGACGTGAGCGTCTTCGGCGACGAGTGGCTGATCATCAACCTGACGGTGTGGCGCGACACCAACACGCTGACCGCGTACATGTACCAGGGCCGCCACCGCGAGATGCTGGCCCGCCGCCGCGAGTGGTTCGAACGCGTACGGGAGGCGATGACAGCGCTGTGGTGGGTCCCCGAGGGCCACCGCCCGACGGTCGCGGAGGCGGAGTCCCGCCTTCTCCACCTCCGCACGAACGGCCCGACGCCCTACGCCTTCACCCTGCGCACGTCGTTCCCGCCCCAGGGGGCGGAGCCGGGGTTCGGTGAGGTCCCGAACGGACTGGGCTGCCCGGCCTAG
- a CDS encoding penicillin-binding transpeptidase domain-containing protein: MTRHIRHAAFFCALLLVALLVNATRIQVFEAPSYDDNIANRRATISRYGQPRGDILVDGAPVTGSRDTREPLRYERTYTNGPMYAPVTGFASQVYGTTLLEHTEDGVLSGTDPLLSPFPLWNGGVRDRYPSGDVATTLRGAAQRAAYEGLAGRKGAVAAVEPSTGRILALVSAPSYDPSVLSGNRSAVARSWATLNRDPDKPMLNRAVRKTYPPGSTFKVLTAAAALDSGVVEDLDRPTDSPDPYTLPGTRTSLTNESKGCEDVPLRKAFEWSCNTVFAKLGVKVGVDRMAATAGAFGFNDANLEIPYSVAESTFDTTVDKAQLALSSIGQYNTRATPLQMAMVAAAVANGGQVRSPYLVERTTRAGGSTVSTGGSRPARQAMRPSTAVLLKELMVDAVREGTGTNAWIPGATVGGKTGTAQHGLGNSGTPYAWFVSWAKGDTDLEPKVAVAVVVEDADADRGAISGGGDAAPIARAVMEAVLNSPAEESR, from the coding sequence ATGACCCGGCACATCCGGCACGCCGCGTTCTTCTGCGCCCTGCTGCTGGTCGCACTGCTCGTGAACGCCACCCGCATCCAGGTCTTCGAGGCGCCGTCCTACGACGACAACATCGCCAACCGGCGCGCCACGATCTCCCGTTACGGGCAGCCGCGCGGCGACATCCTGGTCGACGGCGCACCGGTCACCGGATCCCGTGACACCCGTGAGCCCCTGCGCTACGAACGGACGTACACGAACGGCCCGATGTACGCCCCCGTCACCGGCTTCGCCTCGCAGGTGTACGGCACGACCCTGCTGGAGCACACCGAGGACGGCGTCCTGTCCGGCACGGACCCGCTGCTCTCGCCCTTCCCCCTGTGGAACGGCGGTGTCCGCGACCGGTATCCCAGCGGCGACGTGGCCACCACCCTCCGCGGGGCGGCGCAGCGGGCGGCGTACGAAGGGCTGGCGGGCCGCAAGGGGGCGGTGGCGGCCGTGGAGCCGTCGACGGGCCGCATCCTGGCCCTGGTGTCCGCCCCGTCGTACGACCCGTCCGTCCTGTCCGGGAACCGTTCGGCGGTGGCCCGGTCCTGGGCGACGCTGAACCGCGATCCGGACAAGCCGATGCTCAACCGGGCGGTGCGCAAGACGTATCCGCCGGGTTCGACCTTCAAGGTGCTGACGGCGGCCGCGGCCCTGGACTCGGGCGTGGTCGAGGACCTGGACAGGCCGACCGACTCTCCGGACCCCTACACCCTGCCGGGCACGAGGACGTCCCTGACGAACGAGTCCAAGGGCTGCGAGGACGTCCCGTTGCGCAAAGCCTTCGAGTGGTCGTGCAACACGGTGTTCGCCAAGCTGGGGGTCAAGGTCGGCGTGGACCGGATGGCGGCGACGGCGGGGGCCTTCGGCTTCAACGACGCGAACCTCGAGATCCCGTACTCGGTCGCGGAGAGTACCTTCGACACGACGGTGGACAAGGCGCAGCTCGCCCTGTCGTCGATCGGTCAGTACAACACCCGCGCCACACCGCTGCAGATGGCGATGGTCGCGGCGGCCGTGGCGAACGGCGGCCAGGTGCGCTCGCCGTACCTGGTGGAGCGCACTACCCGGGCGGGCGGCTCCACGGTGTCGACGGGCGGGTCCCGCCCGGCACGACAGGCCATGCGCCCGTCGACGGCCGTGCTCCTCAAGGAACTCATGGTGGACGCGGTGCGGGAGGGCACCGGCACCAACGCCTGGATCCCCGGCGCGACGGTGGGCGGCAAGACCGGCACGGCCCAGCACGGCCTCGGCAACTCCGGGACGCCGTACGCGTGGTTCGTCTCCTGGGCGAAGGGCGACACCGACCTGGAACCCAAGGTCGCCGTAGCCGTGGTGGTGGAGGACGCGGACGCGGACCGGGGCGCGATCAGCGGCGGCGGGGACGCGGCACCGATCGCGCGGGCGGTGATGGAAGCCGTACTGAACTCGCCCGCAGAAGAGAGCCGTTGA
- a CDS encoding FtsW/RodA/SpoVE family cell cycle protein — translation MTKAGTTLAPADTPAPAVRLPRRRGIELALIVVAVLLSVYGYCAVGLAKHGTVPPGAAGYGAGLGVLALVAHLAVRLRAPCADPLLLPIGVLLNGLGLVLIYRLDLETPDDLAAPAQLVWSTLGVALFILVVLLLRDHRVLQRYSYVCVVAALALLTLPIFFPSVNGARIWIRIAGFSIQPGEFAKVLLAVFFAAYLAANRSALAYTGRRVLGIERLQLPTGRVLGPIVAIWLLSVGVLILERDLGTSLLFFGLFVVLLYVATGRTGWIALGLLLAALGAVAVGQLEPHVHGRVEDWQHPFASIEAGEGPNQLSQSLFAFAAGGMLGTGLGLGHSILIGFATKSDFILATAGEELGLAGLSAIFLLYGLLVERGYRAGLALRDPFGRLLAVGLASIVALQVFVIAGGVTGLIPLTGMAMPFLAQGGSSVVTNWAIVALLIRLSDKARSRLGVPKGEEAAR, via the coding sequence ATGACCAAGGCCGGAACCACCCTGGCGCCAGCGGACACGCCCGCTCCCGCCGTACGTCTCCCCCGGCGCCGTGGCATCGAACTGGCCCTCATCGTCGTGGCCGTCCTGCTCTCCGTGTACGGCTACTGCGCGGTCGGCCTCGCCAAGCACGGCACCGTCCCGCCCGGCGCCGCCGGCTACGGCGCCGGGCTCGGCGTACTCGCGTTGGTCGCGCATCTGGCCGTGCGCCTGCGCGCCCCCTGCGCCGACCCGCTGCTCCTGCCGATCGGCGTGCTGCTCAACGGCCTCGGCCTGGTCCTGATCTACCGGCTCGACCTGGAGACACCGGACGACCTGGCGGCGCCCGCCCAACTCGTCTGGTCCACGCTGGGCGTGGCGCTGTTCATCCTGGTCGTCCTCCTGCTGCGCGACCATCGCGTCCTCCAGCGCTACTCCTACGTCTGTGTCGTCGCCGCGCTCGCCCTCCTCACCCTGCCGATCTTCTTCCCCTCCGTGAACGGTGCCCGCATCTGGATCCGGATCGCCGGATTCTCCATCCAGCCCGGCGAGTTCGCGAAGGTGCTGCTCGCGGTGTTCTTCGCGGCGTATCTGGCCGCCAACCGCAGTGCGCTGGCGTACACGGGCCGTCGCGTCCTCGGGATCGAGCGACTGCAACTGCCCACCGGCCGCGTTCTCGGCCCGATCGTCGCCATCTGGCTGCTGAGCGTGGGCGTGCTGATCCTCGAACGCGACCTCGGCACCTCCCTCTTGTTCTTCGGCCTGTTCGTGGTCCTGCTCTACGTCGCCACGGGCCGCACCGGCTGGATCGCGCTCGGGCTGCTGCTCGCGGCGCTCGGCGCGGTGGCCGTCGGGCAGTTGGAGCCGCATGTGCACGGCCGGGTCGAGGACTGGCAGCATCCGTTCGCGTCGATCGAGGCGGGCGAGGGCCCGAACCAGCTGTCCCAGTCGCTGTTCGCCTTCGCGGCGGGCGGCATGCTCGGCACGGGACTTGGCCTCGGCCACTCGATCCTGATCGGCTTCGCCACCAAGTCGGACTTCATCCTGGCGACGGCCGGGGAGGAGCTGGGCCTGGCCGGCCTGTCCGCGATCTTCCTCCTCTACGGCCTGCTGGTGGAGCGCGGCTACCGGGCCGGGCTCGCCCTGCGCGACCCCTTCGGCCGGCTGCTCGCGGTCGGGCTCGCCTCGATCGTGGCGCTCCAGGTGTTCGTGATCGCGGGCGGGGTGACGGGCCTGATCCCGCTGACCGGCATGGCGATGCCGTTCCTGGCACAAGGAGGCTCGTCGGTGGTCACCAACTGGGCGATCGTGGCGCTGCTGATCCGCCTGAGCGACAAGGCGCGCAGCCGGCTCGGTGTGCCCAAGGGCGAGGAGGCGGCCCGATGA
- a CDS encoding ATP-binding protein has translation MRIGLPQWAGTLAVKAAVFITVMCCGLAVMLGILVHVSVTNQTVGQARDLALSRLEDATAAFEAGDTLRHGVALDPPELPESLRELAVAGERGTMVAEYRGRPTMWAAGPADGERALAVEVDYSQQARTIDGLDRAIVWSSGLAIGATVLVGAFAVTRVTRRLHATARVARRISGGDLDARVDDPRTKDPTRPQDEVAAVAAALDSMASSLQSKLLAEQRFTADVAHELRTPLTGLHAAAELLPPGRPTELVRDRVAALRTLTEDLLEISRLDTGRERSELDTEPLGALAERVVRASGTETGIVVVRDAVVETDRRRLERVLGNLVANAHKHGRGPVSLTVDGPVVTVRDHGVGYPEYLVAHGPQRFRTEGGAKGHGLGLTIALGQAEVLGARLTFANAEDGGAVATLVLRS, from the coding sequence ATGAGGATCGGGCTCCCCCAGTGGGCCGGCACGCTCGCCGTGAAGGCCGCCGTCTTCATCACGGTGATGTGCTGCGGGCTCGCCGTGATGCTCGGCATCCTCGTGCACGTCTCGGTGACGAACCAGACCGTCGGCCAGGCCCGCGACCTGGCGCTGTCCCGGCTGGAGGACGCGACGGCGGCGTTCGAGGCCGGGGACACCCTGCGGCACGGCGTCGCCCTCGACCCACCGGAGCTGCCCGAGTCCCTGCGGGAACTGGCCGTCGCCGGGGAGCGCGGCACGATGGTCGCCGAGTACCGGGGGCGGCCCACGATGTGGGCGGCCGGGCCCGCCGACGGCGAGCGGGCCCTCGCCGTCGAGGTCGACTACTCGCAGCAGGCCCGCACCATCGACGGGCTGGACCGGGCGATCGTGTGGTCGTCGGGGCTGGCGATCGGGGCGACGGTGCTGGTGGGCGCGTTCGCGGTGACCCGGGTGACGCGCCGGCTGCACGCCACGGCCCGGGTGGCCCGGCGGATCAGCGGGGGCGACCTGGACGCGCGGGTCGACGATCCCCGTACGAAGGATCCGACCCGGCCGCAGGACGAGGTGGCCGCCGTCGCCGCCGCCCTCGACTCCATGGCGTCGTCGCTGCAGAGCAAGCTGCTCGCCGAACAGCGGTTCACCGCGGATGTCGCGCACGAGCTGCGTACGCCGTTGACCGGGCTGCACGCGGCGGCCGAGTTGCTGCCGCCGGGGCGGCCCACGGAGTTGGTGCGGGACCGGGTGGCCGCGTTGCGGACGCTGACCGAGGATCTGCTGGAGATCTCGCGGCTGGACACCGGGCGCGAGCGGTCGGAGCTGGACACCGAGCCGTTGGGCGCGTTGGCCGAGCGGGTGGTGCGGGCGTCCGGGACCGAGACCGGGATCGTCGTGGTGCGGGACGCCGTGGTGGAGACGGATCGGCGGCGGCTGGAGCGGGTGCTGGGCAATCTGGTGGCGAACGCGCACAAGCACGGACGGGGGCCGGTCTCCCTGACGGTGGACGGGCCGGTGGTCACCGTGCGGGATCACGGCGTGGGCTATCCGGAGTACCTCGTCGCGCATGGGCCGCAGCGGTTCCGTACGGAGGGCGGGGCCAAGGGGCACGGGCTGGGGCTGACCATCGCGTTGGGGCAGGCGGAGGTGCTGGGGGCTCGGCTGACGTTCGCCAACGCGGAGGACGGGGGCGCGGTCGCGACCCTGGTCCTGAGATCGTGA
- a CDS encoding nuclease-related domain-containing protein yields MSGLRVIPTWRHGQERLYVCATDGRNIAWYDREAARINLLCDDRREDVLEALGPFVTGPVTVGPPPVPTPAELARLSLHPDDDLAPNRPGEALLVSLDRDPGPSHRLRADPRRRALAAEQTVGEALDRLDGAGWHALHSVPLPGGDRIHHLVIGPGGLFALHTLYARKQKVTVADPVVSLGRRESHPLLRRVRADADRASYALTAEVRPVLALVGPADVTITAPLREVRVLRDTEVAGLARLGGVLKPADVEALHAMARDRRVWETSPSGV; encoded by the coding sequence ATGAGCGGACTGCGCGTCATACCGACCTGGCGGCACGGCCAGGAACGGCTCTACGTCTGCGCCACGGACGGGCGGAACATCGCCTGGTACGACCGTGAGGCGGCCCGGATCAACCTGCTCTGCGACGACCGCAGAGAGGATGTGCTGGAGGCCCTCGGCCCCTTCGTCACCGGACCGGTGACGGTGGGCCCGCCCCCGGTCCCCACCCCCGCCGAGCTGGCCCGGCTGAGCCTGCACCCGGACGACGACCTCGCGCCCAACCGTCCCGGCGAGGCGCTCCTGGTCTCCCTCGACCGGGACCCGGGCCCCTCCCACCGGCTGCGTGCCGACCCCCGGCGCCGGGCCCTGGCGGCGGAGCAGACCGTCGGGGAGGCCCTGGACCGGCTGGACGGCGCGGGCTGGCACGCGCTGCACTCCGTGCCACTTCCCGGCGGCGACCGGATCCACCATCTGGTGATCGGGCCCGGCGGGCTGTTCGCCCTGCACACCCTGTACGCCCGTAAGCAGAAGGTGACCGTCGCCGACCCGGTGGTCTCCCTCGGCCGCCGTGAGTCGCACCCCCTGCTCCGCCGCGTCCGCGCCGACGCCGACCGCGCCTCCTACGCCCTCACCGCCGAGGTCCGCCCGGTCCTCGCCCTGGTCGGCCCGGCCGACGTGACGATCACCGCGCCGCTGCGGGAGGTCAGGGTCCTGCGGGACACGGAGGTGGCGGGGCTGGCCCGGCTGGGCGGGGTGTTGAAGCCGGCGGATGTGGAGGCGCTGCATGCGATGGCCAGGGACCGGCGGGTGTGGGAAACCAGCCCCTCCGGCGTTTGA
- the ligD gene encoding non-homologous end-joining DNA ligase, with the protein MTPITEVEGRRLALSNLEKVLYPATGFTKGELLHYYATTADFLLPHLRDRPVSFLRYPDGPDGQVFFAKNVPPGTPDWVTTAEVPRVEGPARMVFVQDLASLMWAANLVTEFHTPQWVIDAPGEADRLVFDLDPGTPATVVECCEVALWLRERLAADGIEAYAKTSGSKGLHLAAAIRPAPSEQATEYAKELAVEAEKALPRLAIHRMTKSLRPGKVFVDWSQNAARKTTATPYTLRARREPAVSAPVTWEEVADCRSPAALTLLAPDLAPRLQDFGDLLAPLLDGDRAGALP; encoded by the coding sequence ATGACGCCGATCACAGAGGTGGAGGGGCGACGGCTCGCGCTCAGCAATCTGGAGAAGGTGCTGTATCCGGCGACCGGCTTCACCAAGGGCGAGTTGCTGCACTACTACGCCACCACGGCCGACTTCCTGCTGCCGCATCTGCGGGATCGGCCCGTGTCCTTCCTGCGGTACCCCGACGGCCCGGACGGCCAGGTGTTCTTCGCCAAGAACGTCCCGCCGGGCACCCCCGACTGGGTCACCACGGCCGAGGTCCCCCGCGTCGAGGGGCCGGCCCGCATGGTGTTCGTGCAGGACCTCGCGAGCCTGATGTGGGCCGCGAACCTCGTCACCGAGTTCCATACGCCCCAGTGGGTGATCGACGCGCCCGGCGAGGCCGACCGGCTGGTCTTCGACCTCGACCCCGGCACGCCCGCCACCGTGGTCGAGTGCTGCGAGGTCGCCCTCTGGCTGCGGGAACGACTGGCCGCCGACGGCATCGAGGCGTACGCCAAGACCTCCGGCTCGAAAGGCCTCCACCTCGCCGCGGCCATCCGGCCGGCCCCTTCCGAGCAGGCCACCGAGTACGCCAAGGAACTCGCCGTCGAGGCCGAGAAGGCCCTGCCCCGGCTCGCGATCCACCGGATGACCAAGAGCCTGCGGCCCGGCAAGGTCTTCGTCGACTGGAGCCAGAACGCGGCCCGCAAGACGACTGCCACGCCCTACACGCTGCGGGCGCGCCGCGAGCCCGCGGTCTCCGCCCCGGTCACCTGGGAGGAGGTGGCGGACTGCCGCTCCCCCGCCGCCCTCACCCTCCTCGCCCCGGACCTGGCCCCACGCCTCCAGGACTTCGGCGACCTGCTCGCTCCGCTCCTCGACGGGGACAGGGCGGGTGCGCTGCCATGA
- a CDS encoding Ku protein: MRSIWNGAISFGLVSIPIKVVNATESHSISFRQIHTEDGGRIRYRKVCELEDREVTQSEIGKGYEDADGTIIPITDDDLSHLPLPTAKTIEIVAFVPADRIDPLQMESAYYLAAGGAPAAKPYTLLREALKRSQKVAIAKFALRGRERLGMLRVVEDAIAMHGLLWPDEVRAPEGVAPDTHVTVNDKELDLADALMDTLGEIELDELHDAYREALEEVVAAKAAGEAPPEAPEPATSGKVLDLMAALEKSVRAAKESRGEEPEEKGEVRSLPQRKTSRAAPKQTSGKKSTATKKTAAKKTASAKKSTSKTAQGAKKTAAKSTAKSTAKGTTKSTAKATAKKTTAKKATARKRTA; encoded by the coding sequence GTGCGATCCATCTGGAACGGCGCCATCTCGTTCGGCCTGGTCAGCATCCCGATCAAGGTCGTGAACGCGACCGAGAGCCACTCGATCTCCTTCCGCCAGATCCACACCGAGGACGGCGGCCGCATTCGCTACCGCAAGGTCTGCGAGCTGGAGGACCGTGAGGTCACCCAGTCGGAGATCGGCAAGGGCTACGAGGACGCGGACGGCACGATCATCCCGATCACGGACGACGACCTCTCCCACCTGCCGCTCCCGACCGCCAAGACGATCGAGATCGTGGCCTTCGTGCCGGCCGACCGCATCGACCCGCTCCAGATGGAGAGCGCCTACTACCTCGCGGCGGGCGGGGCGCCCGCGGCCAAGCCGTACACGTTGCTGCGGGAGGCGTTGAAGCGGAGCCAGAAGGTGGCGATCGCGAAGTTCGCGCTGCGCGGTCGTGAGCGTCTGGGCATGTTGCGGGTGGTCGAGGACGCCATCGCCATGCACGGGCTGCTGTGGCCGGACGAGGTCCGCGCGCCCGAGGGCGTCGCGCCGGACACCCACGTCACGGTGAACGACAAGGAGCTGGACCTCGCGGACGCCCTGATGGACACCCTCGGCGAGATCGAACTGGACGAGCTGCACGACGCGTACCGCGAGGCCCTGGAGGAGGTCGTCGCCGCGAAGGCCGCCGGCGAGGCCCCGCCGGAGGCACCCGAACCGGCGACGTCCGGCAAGGTCCTCGACCTGATGGCGGCCCTGGAGAAGAGCGTACGGGCGGCGAAGGAGTCGCGCGGCGAGGAGCCGGAGGAGAAGGGGGAGGTCAGGAGCCTGCCCCAGCGCAAGACGTCCCGGGCGGCACCGAAGCAGACCTCCGGGAAGAAGTCGACCGCGACGAAGAAGACGGCGGCGAAGAAGACGGCGTCCGCGAAGAAGTCGACGTCGAAGACGGCCCAGGGGGCGAAGAAGACGGCGGCGAAGAGCACGGCCAAGAGCACGGCGAAGGGCACGACGAAGAGTACGGCCAAGGCCACCGCCAAGAAGACGACGGCCAAGAAGGCCACGGCCCGCAAGCGCACTGCCTGA
- a CDS encoding thioesterase II family protein, which yields MTVPDSRTRWLRGVSAPGAKIRLVCFPHAGGAAGSFHGWATLTPPEIEVLSVQYPGRQDRLADPCASTMEELADAITSALLHEPADDLPLALFGHSMGSAVAYEVARRLEDVPGRTLTRLIVSGRPRPRVPQEQAPRPAPTDGEILDRVRMLDPEGAAAYEHPDLRPLIMPSLRADFGLLATYRPTRLHRLGIPVTACGGDRDPACAVEDLSSWSDVTTEKLDVRVFEGNHFYLNPRKEELAGFITAHLL from the coding sequence ATGACCGTGCCGGACAGCCGGACGCGATGGCTCCGGGGCGTGAGCGCGCCCGGCGCGAAGATCCGGCTGGTGTGCTTTCCGCACGCGGGCGGCGCGGCGGGCTCCTTCCACGGCTGGGCCACGCTGACGCCACCGGAGATCGAGGTCCTGTCGGTGCAGTACCCCGGCCGCCAGGACCGCCTGGCCGACCCGTGTGCGAGCACCATGGAGGAGCTGGCGGACGCGATCACCTCGGCCCTGCTGCACGAACCGGCCGACGACCTGCCGTTGGCCCTCTTCGGCCACAGCATGGGGTCGGCGGTGGCGTACGAGGTGGCCCGCCGGCTGGAGGACGTCCCCGGCCGCACCCTCACCCGTCTGATCGTGTCGGGCCGGCCCCGACCCCGCGTCCCGCAGGAGCAGGCGCCCCGCCCGGCCCCGACCGACGGCGAGATCCTGGACCGCGTCCGCATGCTGGATCCCGAAGGGGCGGCCGCCTACGAGCACCCCGACCTGCGGCCTCTGATCATGCCGTCGCTGCGCGCGGACTTCGGTCTCCTGGCGACCTACCGCCCGACTCGCCTGCACCGGCTGGGCATCCCCGTCACGGCCTGCGGAGGCGATCGCGATCCCGCGTGCGCGGTGGAGGATCTCTCGTCGTGGTCGGACGTCACCACGGAGAAGCTGGACGTGCGGGTCTTCGAGGGGAACCACTTCTATCTCAACCCGCGGAAAGAGGAGTTGGCCGGGTTCATCACCGCGCACCTGCTCTGA